A region from the Triticum urartu cultivar G1812 chromosome 1, Tu2.1, whole genome shotgun sequence genome encodes:
- the LOC125507770 gene encoding pentatricopeptide repeat-containing protein At1g08610 — MVHSGGAGCHRCGLWPGGSAPIIVVTFSMMRPSRFRAHAVHLDCPPRTEQRNVDDLVVMRPYQRPRSRDDFAKRKNAGNVVVMRPERRMRDGSVDRAAPGNGRAAGDVERAILSLQAKPWKHLGQNSNEGVDLPKDKGVFYAGNLRRYCNNGKLIQACCVIDEMVLHGQIPDAKSCIRLIRGLVKTGKANKARDVLEVMVLSGGIPDTITCNMLIAQLCCTGQLDLAMNVLEDMRYGGISPNGITFNTLIRCMCNQRMYGRAITFWKEQLRIGWPPYVMTSTLLVDLVCKNCGPKRAMEVLNELALEGCQPDVVTYNALISASCKAGRLKDAKTILTRLIAEGLEPNSTTYCILLHSLCNTKRWAEVCDLLAHMNHANCEPDVTAYNIFINYFCKYGHLDQAIGVLEMMVSDKCFPDIVTYNTLLNAICKEGMVEEALLIAHCIRENGWQLVRITYNTLIDALANKGEVNKAMDLFDEMASDGISPDDITYGSLVMCFCRKNMAEEALQLLNRTLALGFQVKVTTFVMVIQALCRDSKAEAAADILRVMVSETKNTSNSFYLSIVRRVANSGRIEEAERLLQELVDCKIVKEDSPVVLSS, encoded by the coding sequence ATGGTGCATTCGGGGGGCGCAGGTTGCCACCGGTGTGGTTTGTGGCCAGGTGGATCCGCCCCAATTATCGTTGTCACCTTCTCGATGATGCGCCCTTCACGTTTCAGAGCACATGCGGTGCATTTAGATTGTCCCCCTAGAACTGAACAGAGAAATGTTGACGATTTAGTGGTGATGAGGCCTTACCAGCGGCCTCGGTCACGGGACGATTTCGCCAAGCGGAAGAATGCGGGTAATGTGGTAGTAATGCGGCCAGAACGAAGAATGCGAGATGGTTCAGTGGATCGTGCAGCCCCTGGAAATGGCAGAGCAGCCGGGGATGTCGAGAGGGCCATTTTGTCCCTGCAAGCTAAGCCGTGGAAACACTTGGGTCAGAACTCAAACGAGGGGGTTGATTTGCCGAAAGATAAAGGGGTGTTTTATGCTGGCAACCTTCGCCGGTACTGCAACAATGGGAAGCTCATTCAGGCTTGCTGCGTGATTGATGAGATGGTGCTACATGGCCAAATTCCGGATGCTAAGAGCTGTATTAGATTAATCCGTGGCCTTGTTAAAACTGGCAAGGCAAATAAAGCCAGGGACGTCCTTGAGGTTATGGTGCTCTCAGGTGGGATTCCAGATACCATCACCTGCAACATGCTGATTGCGCAACTTTGCTGCACAGGGCAGCTGGATTTGGCGATGAACGTATTGGAGGACATGAGGTATGGCGGTATCTCTCCAAACGGCATCACTTTTAACACTTTGATTAGGTGCATGTGCAACCAGCGTATGTATGGCAGGGCGATCACCTTTTGGAAAGAGCAATTGAGAATAGGTTGGCCACCATATGTTATGACGAGCACCTTGCTTGTTGATCTTGTATGCAAAAACTGTGGACCTAAGCGTGCCATGGAAGTCTTGAATGAACTTGCTCTGGAGGGATGTCAACCAGATGTTGTCACCTACAATGCTCTTATCAGTGCATCATGTAAAGCAGGCAGGCTGAAGGACGCGAAGACCATCTTAACTCGTCTTATTGCTGAAGGCCTTGAACCAAATAGTACAACTTATTGCATCTTACTCCATTCTCTCTGCAATACAAAAAGGTGGGCTGAAGTTTGTGATTTACTTGCACATATGAACCATGCAAATTGTGAGCCTGATGTTACTGCCTACAATATCTTTATCAACTACTTCTGTAAGTATGGACATCTTGATCAGGCTATTGGTGTGTTGGAGATGATGGTTAGCGATAAATGTTTTCCTGATATAGTGACATACAACACACTCCTAAATGCCATATGTAAAGAAGGTATGGTGGAAGAAGCTCTTTTGATAGCCCATTGCATCAGAGAAAATGGATGGCAGTTGGTTCGTATTACATACAACACCCTGATAGATGCTTTAGCAAACAAGGGTGAGGTGAACAAAGCTATGGATCTGTTTGATGAGATGGCTAGTGATGGGATCAGTCCCGATGACATTACTTATGGTTCACTTGTTATGTGCTTCTGTAGGAAAAACATGGCTGAAGAGGCCCTACAGCTCTTGAATCGGACGCTTGCTCTTGGTTTTCAGGTTAAAGTAACTACTTTTGTCATGGTGATCCAGGCATTGTGCAGAGATAGCAAAGCGGAAGCTGCTGCTGATATACTGCGAGTAATGGTATCAGAAACTAAAAACACCAGTAACTCATTTTATCTATCTATAGTCAGAAGAGTCGCCAATTCAGGCAGGATTGAAGAAGCAGAAAGGCTGCTTCAGGAATTAGTTGACTGCAAGATAGTGAAAGAAGATTCCCCTGTTGTGTTGAGCAGCTAG